One candidate division WOR-3 bacterium DNA window includes the following coding sequences:
- a CDS encoding BamA/TamA family outer membrane protein: MIWFLFINFLLNANVTKIKFEGNNLVKNRELLSVLVSKVRQPYSEFNIIRDVNSIIRYYNTQGFFATRVTPEITEKGENVELKFKIYEGVRPRIREIRMVNGSKDLNQFLTIEKNDFFIQEKIRKSSDQIEGYFKDNGYAFASVTTRVIPDSGILIFEIQKDRIYYIKDIIIRGLKFTHPAIITREIQIQSGEQYNRKKILNTQLRIYRLGFFSTVDIEMVKVTEDTLNLIFNLRELKSKIFNWGVGISIPLSFIISLGLEELNLFNMGHRLKISPAFKINIKKEWEAKFDLLYSISYFTNLKLSPSILPFYWYENKQDFLRKSWGIEFRVSRIFSDNIQAHIANKYKYVDIDIKTDLPDTFFQTTNSIKIQLMGDYRNEFFNPHSGIYFVPLLEYAGGRLGGSNHYLKLETEGRFYKDFLLTRRNIIAQRIKVGIIIPTDGMAIEEKYYLGGQYSLRGYPEKSIGPDTLRNEHYGEIIFNYNLEDRLSIYKNLGIVVFLDMGYIDNRQEFFRKDFFKLGSGVGLRYFTPIGPIRADLGFPFTGSGREFYLGIYHIF, translated from the coding sequence TTGATTTGGTTCCTTTTTATTAACTTCCTTTTAAATGCCAATGTCACCAAGATAAAATTTGAAGGCAATAACTTAGTAAAGAACCGCGAATTACTATCGGTACTCGTCTCTAAGGTTCGCCAGCCTTACAGTGAATTTAATATCATCCGGGATGTCAATAGTATTATCCGTTATTATAACACCCAAGGTTTTTTTGCGACCCGGGTGACGCCGGAAATAACCGAAAAGGGAGAAAATGTGGAGTTGAAATTTAAGATTTATGAAGGTGTCCGTCCCCGAATCCGGGAAATCCGGATGGTAAACGGAAGCAAGGATTTAAATCAGTTTTTGACGATTGAAAAAAATGATTTTTTCATTCAGGAGAAGATAAGGAAATCTTCAGACCAGATTGAAGGGTATTTTAAAGACAATGGTTATGCGTTTGCCAGCGTTACCACTCGGGTAATACCCGATTCCGGAATTTTAATTTTTGAAATTCAAAAGGACCGGATTTACTACATTAAAGATATTATCATCCGGGGGCTAAAATTCACGCATCCAGCAATCATCACCCGGGAAATTCAAATCCAATCCGGCGAGCAATACAACCGCAAGAAAATTCTGAATACTCAGTTGCGAATCTATCGGCTGGGATTCTTCAGCACCGTGGATATTGAGATGGTTAAGGTTACGGAGGATACCTTAAATCTTATCTTTAATTTAAGGGAATTAAAATCAAAAATATTCAATTGGGGAGTGGGTATCTCTATCCCATTGAGTTTCATAATCTCTTTAGGGCTTGAAGAACTCAATCTTTTCAACATGGGACATCGGCTTAAAATTTCACCGGCGTTCAAGATCAATATTAAAAAAGAATGGGAAGCAAAATTTGACCTGCTTTACTCCATTTCTTATTTTACCAATCTAAAATTGAGCCCTTCTATCTTGCCCTTTTATTGGTATGAAAATAAACAAGATTTTTTAAGAAAATCATGGGGTATTGAGTTCCGGGTTTCGCGCATCTTCAGTGATAATATCCAGGCCCATATTGCAAATAAATATAAATATGTGGACATTGATATAAAAACGGATTTGCCTGATACATTTTTTCAGACTACCAATAGCATCAAAATTCAGTTGATGGGAGATTACCGCAATGAATTTTTCAATCCCCATTCCGGTATTTATTTCGTGCCTCTACTGGAATATGCTGGTGGTCGGCTGGGTGGTTCCAATCATTATCTAAAACTGGAGACAGAGGGAAGATTTTATAAAGATTTTCTCCTAACCCGGAGGAATATCATCGCCCAGCGGATAAAAGTCGGTATCATCATTCCCACCGATGGTATGGCGATAGAGGAAAAATATTATCTGGGGGGGCAATACAGTTTAAGAGGTTATCCGGAAAAATCCATTGGTCCGGATACCCTGCGGAATGAGCACTATGGAGAGATCATATTTAATTACAATCTGGAAGACCGCCTGAGCATCTATAAAAATTTAGGTATTGTCGTATTTCTGGATATGGGCTATATTGACAATCGGCAGGAATTTTTCCGAAAAGATTTTTTTAAATTGGGCAGCGGCGTGGGTTTGCGCTATTTTACACCGATTGGTCCCATACGGGCGGATTTGGGTTTCCCTTTTACGGGATCGGGAAGAGAGTTTTATTTAGGCATTTATCATATTTTCTGA
- a CDS encoding aminopeptidase yields MVNNKRLRSAARIVINQCLGVKEHESVAIITDHPCRVVGEALWQTIPNKQNAYLIEIAPTGGHGKEPPPLIGEILKKCDIFIIPTSFSLTHTRARIEATRTGARGATMPGITPEVMIRTLNADYQKIARLTKKMERLLTVTKKVRIRTADKELYLDISTRPGHPDTGVIRTPGSFSNLPAGEAYCAPLEDKSEGTVVIDGSFAPVGLLKKPVTLKISAGRIVKLEGNKELEKIFDKMEEEGRVLCELGIGTNYKATITGNVLEDEKVIGTVHLAFGNNLGFGGKNDARSHLDGVIRKPWVWFDDRLVIKQGRIVIC; encoded by the coding sequence CATCATCACCGACCACCCATGCCGGGTTGTGGGTGAAGCCCTGTGGCAGACGATTCCCAACAAACAGAATGCTTATTTAATAGAAATCGCACCAACCGGGGGGCACGGCAAAGAACCACCCCCTTTGATTGGAGAAATTCTAAAAAAATGTGATATTTTTATAATCCCCACTTCCTTTTCTCTGACCCATACCCGGGCGCGTATTGAAGCGACAAGAACCGGTGCCCGGGGCGCTACCATGCCTGGTATCACTCCGGAGGTTATGATCCGCACGCTCAATGCAGACTACCAAAAGATCGCTCGACTCACAAAAAAAATGGAAAGGCTGCTCACTGTGACAAAAAAGGTTCGCATCAGGACCGCGGATAAGGAACTCTATCTGGATATCAGTACCCGCCCAGGTCATCCAGATACTGGTGTTATCCGCACACCGGGAAGTTTCTCCAATCTACCCGCAGGCGAGGCATATTGTGCCCCTCTGGAAGATAAATCCGAAGGAACGGTCGTGATTGATGGTTCTTTTGCACCTGTCGGGTTACTGAAAAAACCAGTCACTTTGAAAATATCCGCGGGAAGGATTGTAAAACTTGAAGGTAATAAAGAACTGGAAAAAATTTTTGACAAGATGGAAGAGGAAGGGCGAGTGCTTTGCGAACTCGGGATTGGGACAAATTACAAAGCCACCATCACCGGCAATGTCCTTGAAGATGAAAAGGTTATTGGCACCGTCCATCTCGCCTTCGGGAATAATCTGGGATTTGGAGGAAAGAACGATGCCCGAAGTCACCTGGATGGTGTAATACGCAAACCCTGGGTCTGGTTTGATGATAGACTCGTAATTAAACAGGGTAGAATTGTAATCTGCTAA